The DNA sequence GGGGAGTAAACCCCTTGGACACCAGCGTGCGCAACCGAAGGTGCTCGGGGTCGTCCATCGCCAGAAACGACATCACCAGTTTGGCATGCGGCCCGAAGGAGGCCTTGTCCATCGAGACCCCGTTCGCATTGGACAGAGCCTCGCTGTTCCTGAAGCCCTGCAACACATCCTGGTGTCGCGACAGTGCCCAGAAGTTCAGCTCGTCGTTGCGATACAGCGGTGCCTCGTCACGCAATCGCCGGTAGTACGGGTACGGGTCTTCGTGGAAGTCGTAGTCGTACGGGTCGAACACCAATGAGGACATAGAGGCGGCTGTCATTCGTTCTTTCCCAGCATGAGATCCACCACGAAGGTGAGCTTGTCGGCGATCTCGTGATAGGTGAAGGTGCCGCTGCCCGCGTGCATGAGGGCGCCGAAGAAGGTCATCTCGAGGGCCGACACCACGCGTGGATCTGCATCGGGTCCCATCGCCGAACGGATCCTGCGGTGGATTTCCAGCCCGATCTTGTCGCGGACGGCGCGCACGGCCTCGTCGTTGTTGCTGAGCAGTGCCGTCGTGCATCCCGTGGCGATCTCGGGCTCGTCGGCAACCACCAACGCCAGGCTCCGCAGCGTCTTGGTGACCCGCGCGGACTGGCCGTCGTTGACATCGGTGAAGTACGGCGCCTGATGGATGAGGTCGAGGTAGATCTCGGCGACGAGATGACTCTTAGAGGAGAAGTACGTGTATGCGGTCGCGGGGGCGACCTTGGCGCGGGCCGCCACGCCGCGGATCGTCATATCCGCGTAGGTGGTCTCGCCGAGCATCTCCCGGCCCGCGGTGACGATCTTGCGAATCGTCTCTTCCTGCCGCCGGTTTCGGGGCGATTCACTTGTGAGGGTCACCACAGCTTCACTGGACACATGTCCAGATTAGCGCGCGCATCGAGACTGAGCAAGACGTCCTGTGAAAAATACTGTCCACCACTAATTTCTAAGCCTTCCCTGACTCCGGTCTTGCCATGGTGGGATTTGGATGGTTATGGTTCACAGGTAGGGAATGGACAAGTGTCCAGATTTGTGGGATGAGGTGACATGGCACTCCTGGCCGATGGTGACAGTGATCTGTTCATCGACGGAAAGTTGATTCCCGGAGGTGCCGGGCGGTTCCCGACGGTGAACCCGGCCACCGAGGAGGTGCTCGGTACCGCGGCCGATGCCGACATCGATGACATGAGCCATGCCATCGAGGCGGCGCGTCGGGCGTTCGACGACACCGATTGGTCACGGGATGTGGGTCTGCGCGTGCAGTGTCTCCGTCAGCTGCGCGATGGCATGAGGGCTCATGTCGAAGAATTGCGAGAACTGACCATCGCCGAGGTGGGGGCGCCCCGGATGCTGACCGCCGGTGCGCAGCTCGAGGGGCCGGTGGACGATCTGCGCTTCGCCGCCGATACCGCGGAATCCTTTGACTGGAACGCCGATCTCGGTGTCGCCGCGCCTATGGGTATCAAGACCAGGCGCACCCTCGCTCGTGAGGCCGTCGGCGTGGTCGGGGCGGTGACGCCGTGGAACTTTCCGCATCAGATCAACCTCGCCAAGGTCGGCCCGGCGCTGGCGGCTGGTAACACCCTGATACTCAAGCCGGCACCGGATACCCCATGGTGTGCAGCGGTACTGGGGCGAATCATCGCCGAACACACCGACTTTCCGCCGGGCGTCTTCAACATCGTCACCGCCAGTGATCACCGCATCGGTGCGCTGCTGTCGACGGATCCCCGGGTGGACATGGTGTCGTTCACCGGCTCCACGGCGACCGGGCGCGCGGTGATGACCGATGCGGCCGCCACCGTCAAGAAGGTGTTTCTGGAACTCGGCGGCAAGTCGGCATTCATTGTGCTTGACGACGCAGAGCTGAGCGGGGCGTGCTCCGTCGCCGGATTTACCGCGGCCATGCATGCCGGCCAGGGTTGCGCGATCACCACCCGGTTGGTGGTGCCGCGCGCACGCTATGACGAGGCGGTGCAGGCGGCGGCGGCGACCATGGGTTCCCTGAAACCGGGGGATCCCAACAAGCCGGGAACCGTATGTGGACCGGTTATCTCGGCGCGCCAGCGCGACAGGGTCCAGTCCTATTTGGATCTGGCTATCGCCGAGGGTGGTTCGTTCGCCTGTGGAGGCGGGCGACCCGAGGGCAAGGATCGAGGTTTCTATATCGAGCCCACCGTCGTCGCCGGGCTGACCAACGACGCACGGGTGGCACGCGAGGAGATCTTCGGTCCCGTACTCGTGGTGATCGCGCACGACGGCGACGACGACGCGGTGCGGATCGCCAACGATTCACCGTATGGACTGTCCGGGACGGTCTTCAGTGGGGACGACGAACGCGCGGCGCGGGTCGCGTCGCGGCTACGGGTCGGAACCGTGAATGTCAACGGCGGTGTCTGGTACTCCGCAGACGCCCCCTTCGGTGGGTACAAGCAATCGGGTATCGGCAGGGAAATGGGTGTAGCCGGTTTCGAGGAGTACCTGGAAACCAAAGTCATTGCAACGGCTGTGAAGTAGGAAGGATCGTAACGTGAGTTCGACTGGGCAGTTCGAGGGCAAGGTGGCCATCGTCACCGGCGCCGCGCAAGGCATCGGTGAGGCGTACGCGCATGCCCTGGCGCGCGAGGGCGCGGCGGTGGTGGTCGCCGATATCAACGCCGAGTTGGGCGAGAGCGTCGCCAAACAGATCGTGGCCGATGGTGGTAAGGCCCTCTTCGCGAACGTCGACGTCTCCGATCCCGATTCAGCAATAGCCATGGCGGACAAGGCTGTCTCCGAGTTCGGCGGTATCGACTTTCTGGTGAACAACGCGGCGATCTACGGCGGTATGAAGCTCGATCTACTGCTGTCGGTGCCGTGGGATTACTACAAGAAGTTCATGAGCGTGAACCAGGACGGGGCGCTGGTGTGTACCCGGGCCGTGTACAAGCACATCGCCAAGCGCGGAGGCGGTGCTATCGTCAACCAATCCTCTACGGCGGCATGGCTGTACTCGGGCTTCTACGGACTGGCGAAGGTGGGCATCAATGGCCTCACCCAGCAGCTGTCCCGCGAATTGGGCGGGCAGAAGATCCGCATCAACGCCATCGCGCCGGGGCCTACCGACACCGAGGCCACTCGCGGCACCGTGCCGGAGCAGTTCCGCAGCGAACTGGTCAAAAACATCCCGCTGAGCCGGATGGGCACCGTCGACGACATGGTGGGCATGTGCCTGTTCCTGCTGTCGGACAAGGCGTCCTGGATCACCGGTCAGGTGTTCAACGTCGATGGCGGACAGATCATCCGATCATGACGCAGTCTGCCCTCAAATTGGGGTACATCGGTCTGGGTAACATGGGTGCTCCCATGGCCCAGCGACTTGTCGACTGGCCCGGCGGGCTCACGGTTTTCGATCTGCGGGCCGAGGCTGTGGCAACGCTGGTCGAGGCGGGTGCGCGCGCGGCGGACGGCCTGGCCGATCTCGCGGATGCCGACCTGATCAGCGTCACGGTGCTGGACGACGCGCAGGTACGTGAGGTCATCGGGGAGCTGGCGCCGAAGGTAAAGCGCGGCACCATTATCGCGATCCACTCCACCATCAGCGACACCACGGCCGTCGAACTCGCACAACACTGGGCGCCCAAGGACATCCACGTCATCGATGCGCCGGTGAGCGGCGGCGCTCCGGGGGCACACAAGGGTGAGCTTGCCACCATGGTCGGCGCCGACGATGAGACATTCGCGCGGGTCAAGGAACCCTTGTCGAAGTGGGCGTCACTGGTGATTCATGCCGGCGCGCCGGGCGCGGGGACCCGAATGAAATTGGCGCGCAATCTCCTCCATTTTGTAGCCTTTACCGCGGCGGGGGAGGCGCAGCGACTGGCCGAAAGTTGCGGGCTGGACATCACCGATCTGGGCAAGGTGGTGCGCCACACCGATGCCATCACCGGCGGGCCGGGCGCCATCATGCTGCGAGACACCACCGCACCGGTGGCATCGGACAGCTTCTGGCATCCCATCTTCACGCATGTGCGCGGTCTCGGCGAAAAGGACCTGAGCCTGGCATTGGCACTGGGTGAAGAGCAGTCAGTCCAGCTGCCGCTGGCGACGTTGGCCCGTGAGCGTCTGGCCGCGAGTCTTGGTGTGCCCCATGCTGTGCCGTCTACGGAGGGAGAGATCTAATGGATGAGCTGCGCCGCAAGGGGCTGGACAAGATGAAAGAGGTCTACGGCTGGGACATGCCCGACCTGCCCGGCGACTATTTCAAGTACACCGCAGAGCATCTCTTCGGCACCATTTGGGATAGGCCCGAGCTGTCCATGCGTGATCGCCGGCTGCTGCTCCTCGGCGCGGTGAGTGCCCTGGGGCTCGACGAGATCCTGGAGATCCAGACGGGGGCCGCGCTCAAGAACGCTGAGCTCACCGATGCCGAGCTGCGGGAGGTCGCGCTGTTCATCACGCACTACGTCGGGTGGCCACTGGGCCAACGGGTCAACAAGCACGTCGAGATGGCCATAGCAAAAAACAATGAAGCCAAACGTGCGAAAGAGTCAAAGGGTGACTAGCCGATTCTCCGGGTTGTCCCAGGGCCAGTTGGCGGTCCTGGTTCCGGAGCTGCTGCTCATCGGTCAGCTTATTGACCGTTCCGGAATGGCTTACTGCATACAGCATTTCGGAAGAGAGGAGATGCTGCAGGTCGCCATCGAGGAATGGGCGTCATCCAGCCCGATCTACACCCGGCGCATGCAGAAGGCGCTGCGGTTCGAGGGCGACGATGTGATTACCATCTTCAAGGGTATGCAGCTCGACATCGGGGCCCCGCCACAGTTCATGGACTTCCGGTACACCGTGCATGACAAGTGGCACGGGGAGTTTCATCTTGACCACTGCGGCGCGCTGCTCGATGTGGAACCGCTCGGACCTGACTACGTGACGGGCATGTGTCACGACATCGAGGACCCCACATTCGATGCGACGGCATTCGCCACCAACCCGCATGCGCAGGTTCGGCCGATTCACCGGCCTCCGCGCACGCCTGCGGATCGGCATCCGCATTGCGCATGGACGGTGACCATCGACGAGTCCTATCCGGCGGTGTCCGGGATTCCCGCTCTGGACGTGGTCGGCGCGTCTGTGGCCGCCGGTTGGGAATTGGACGCTATCGATACCGCCGATGCGGGGGCCTCCGACTACGCCGGGCCCCTGCTGTCCGACCTGGATTTCGGTGCCTTCTCGCATTCGGCGCTGGTGCGGATAGCCGACGAGATCTGTCTGCAGATGCATCTCCTGTTTCTTGGGTTCTCGATCGCGGTAGGCAAGAGGGCTCCCGATGCCGAGTTGGCGCGCACCATTCGCACCCAACAGCTCATCGGTATTGCGGGTGTCGCCGCGGCGCGGATCAAGCAGGCGTTGCAGGTACCCGACGGGATCGACGGAGTGCTGCAGGTACTCCACGTGCACCCGCTGTTGAATCCCGTCGGATACGTGAACGCCGAAATCTCCGATGGCCGGCTCCAGGTGTGGGGGTCACCCGCTCACCAGGAGCAGGCCTGGATCTCGCTGTGTGGGCCCGCGGAAACACGGCCGTTGCAGGCGATCGCGACCGCGGTCGATCCGCATTTCGGTGTGGAGGTTTCGGGGAATGCCGAGGAATGGGTGGCGGTATTCACCGAGCATGAGGGTGAGGACAAGCAGCTGCCCGAGGTGATGATCGCCAATGTCAGCGGGGGATCGCGGTTCGTCTTCGAGCCGCGCAAGTCGCTGCCGCTGACGGTGGTCTGAGGTGCTGATGGCAAAGAGCTCGAAATATGTTGTGCGGGTTCCTGTTCAGGTGCAGACCGCGAACGGGGTCGTGGAGGGGTTTCGCGATAATGGTGTGCATCGCTTTCGTGCCATACCGTACGCCGAGCCTCCGGTGGGTGCTTTACGTCTGCGCAGCCCAGCGCCCGCGAAGCCCTGGGTAGGTGTGCTGCCGTGTGATTCTTGGAAATCGGCGTCACCGCAGAAACGTATCTACGTACCGCTCTCGATCAATAGGTTCCAGGCGGTCAGCGAGGACTGTCTGACGGTGAACGTGACTGTGCCGGAAGAGACCTCTACGGAGGCCCTGCCGGTGATGTTCTACATCCACGGCGGCGCCTATGTTTTGGGGAGTTCCGCACTGGCCTTGTACGACGGCGCCGACCTTGCGCGGCGCGGCTGTGTTTTCGTCTCCGTGAACTATCGGGTGGGGGCCTATGGCGCCATCGACCTGTCCTCCCTGTCGGATGACCGGCATACCATCGACAGCAATCTGTACCTGCGCGATTTGGTGCTGGCACTGCAGTGGGTGCGCGACAACATCGCGGCCTTCGGCGGAGACCCCAACAGTGTCACGATCTTTGGAGAAAGTGCCGGGGCGCATTGTGTCCAAATGCTGTTGACCGTTCCGGCGGCCGCCGGGTTGTTCCAGCGCGCGATCTGCCAGAGCACGGCCAGCGGAATGATCCACACCCGGGACGAAGCGGCGGCCAATGCGCGCCGGCTCGTCGAGTATCTCGGTATCGACGTCCGCGGCCCCGCTGGGGCGGTCATCAATGCCAGACCGCGCGATCTCGTGCGGGCGACACACCGGCTACTCACCGCGAAAACCAGGGAATCGGCCTTCTCGTTGGGCGTGGGCCCCAGCATCGACGGTGAGGTTGTGCCCGATGACCCGATCGCGATGATGGAACGCGGTGAGGCGCATCGGGTCCCGCTCATCATCGGATATAACGCGGAAGAGGTTCGGTTGTTCAACCGACTGCTGACCCGGGTGATGTCGTTGTCCCGGTTTGACGCCCGTGCTGTTGCGAGCACCCTCGGCGCGCTGAGCCCGGAGGCCGCGAAGCGGGTGATCGACTCCTATGAGGGCTACCCGTCCAAGGCTGCCCTGGTGCGTCTCATGGGTGATGCGATGTTCGGCTCGGAGGCCTGGCGGGTGGCGCAGGCGCACAGCCATCACTCATCGGTCTACTTCTACCGGTACGACTACGCGCCGCGACCGCTGCGACGGTTCGGGCCGGGGGCCGCGCATGCGACGGAACTGTTCGCGGTGTTCGGCCTCTTCAAGCGTTGGCCCGCGTTGGCAGGGAAGAGAGATATGCATGACGCGCTGGCGCTGACGGAGGATATCCAGAGCCGTTGGCTCGCCTTCTCGCGGACGGGTATCCCGGGCATCGAGTGGCCGGTCTACACGGAGCCGGAGCACGCCGTCATGGTGTTCGACCAGCATCGGCGTATCGAGCTGGACCCGCAGCGCGCGCAGCGGGAGTTGTGGCGCGATATAAGCCGAGCAGCCTGAGCGGTTCTTGCGGGAACTTGCCACCAGACTGCTGCGTTGACGGTCAATGCCAGCTGCTCAGGATGAATTCGACCGCCAGCTCGCCCATCTGACCGAACGTGGGTACCCGGTGAGCGACCGCGCCGCCGAGCTTCGTACTCGGGTCGCTGATCTTCCGCCGTCCACCGTCGATCCCGCCGATCATATTCCCTTCGTTCTCGCCGTCACCGGAACCAGCTATGAGCAGACGGCGCCGCTGATGAGCTTGAATGGGCGCAACGGGTTTCATGTCATGGATGACGGCGATACCGAGGTGTACCAGCCGATCGTGGAGATCCCGGATCAGGCCTATCTGCTCACCGATATCGACACCGGGAGCGAGTTCTGCAATGTGACACCGGAGCAGGCATTGGCGACAATCACCGCCCGCGGACGCAGTCCGCTGACTATTGACGAGGGCATCGCGCTGGTGCTCGCGCGACCGGACATGCTGCGCAAGAACAAATGTTTCTCACTGGCGGCCTCCCGCGGGAAGGGACAGCGGGTGCCTGCCATCTGGATCTCTGATCGCAAGCCCAAGCTCGGTTGGTGCTGGGACCGCAATCCGCACACTTGGCTGGGCACCGCCTCATGCGGTGGCCGGGTAGTCCCGTAGCTCCAAGGTCCGGCACCTGTCACACTGTTAGTGATGGTGGCGATGTCGGCACTGGTGTTCGGACTCAGCTGGTGGCTGGGTCTGTATCTGCTGGCGCGCAACCCGCGAAAGCCCGTCTTGGTCCTCGCCGCGATCGGGCTGATCGGCTACTCCCTCGTCGTGGCACTCGACGCTATCCGGGTCACCGCGGGTTCCGATGCCGAACTCCTGGGTCGCATCGAGGTCTTCACCGCGATCATCCCGAGCGTTGCCTGGCTGCTGGTGCTGCTTGAACTCACCAACACCGGCGACCGGTGGCGTGATCGCGCCGCGATGGCGATACCCGGCGCTGTCCTGGCCGTCGTGCTGCTCGTGGGGGCGTCGCTAGCGGGCACCATCGCGGGTCCCGCACAGCTCGGGCACTGGATCATGTTCTATGCCAATGGGACCGCCGCCATCGGGGCCGCCATTCGGTTGTTCCGCCGACGTGCCTCGATACCCGGTTCGGCACGGGGCGTTGTCCTGGTCGCCACCATGTTCTTCACCCTCGGCGACGCTCAGCTGATCATCCCGCTCGGTATCTTGCCGAGCTGGCTGGCGTTGGCGTCGACAGGTTTCGACCTGGTGCTACTTGGTCTGGGTGTTGCGCTCTGGGACGCCTTCGACGAGGGGCAGGCGCTGCGCGGCGACATGCTGCGCTCCTTTGTCGCCTCCATTCTCGTCGGAGCGTTGTTCGGCGCCCAGGCCATGGTCGGCATCGCTGTCGTCGGTCAATCGGTCGCTCTGGTGGTCCTGCTGTTCACCAGCGTGGGCCTGGCCATCTGTATCCAGGTGCAATCGGGCCCCTTCGCGGACTTCCTTGACCGCCTGGCCTTCTCGCGTTCCCCGCAGCTACGTCACGAGCGTTCCGAGCTGCGCAGCACCGAGGCGGCACTGCCGTTGAAATCGGCATCGCCCATCGAGGGCGTCGACGACGAGACGTTCACCCGGCTGACGCGCCGGGCCCTGAGCCACTACGGCGATCTCGCCAAACTCGTCGCCAGCCCGCTCACATCGCTGCCCGCCATCGATGAACGCCTCACCGATCGCGGCGCCTCTGATCAGCCTGTCGAACGAGCCAACGAACTCAGAGCGGTGCTCGCCGAATCCATCTCACGGCTCAAACCGCGGGATGACGGGGATTTTGGCACCACCGATCAATGGCGTTACTACAACGCCCTGTACTTCCCGTATGTCATGGGCGTGCGAGCGTACGCACAAGGCGCGACGGCCGCGGGATTGGACCCGGTAGCGCGTCAAGCGTGGCAGTGGCTGGTCACTGAGGTGCCGCAGCGTTCACTGCATAACTGGCAGAACGCCGCGGCCAAACTCATCGCCGCGGACCTGCGCGTGCAGACCGCCCCCGCGCCGAATGGTCTTCGCACGACTGGCTCATCACCAGTTCCGCGGTAGCCGTCCCCGTTCGCGCCGCCATCCGGCATGGCTGCCCGGATGCCATCTCCACGATGTCGGGATGAAGGGCCACGCCAGTGGCACGGCCCGCAGTAGCGCGCGGTAGGCCGTCTCGTCCGCCAGGTTCCAGCGGATCCCAAAACGTTTGCGTACCTGGGGCGGCAAGCCACCGTAGATCGTCAGCCGGAGCGGAGGTGCCAACGCCATACGCATCGGCGCCGTGGGCAAGGCAAGTCTCGCGGCCGGCTTTAGATAAGGCGCCACCGGTAGATACGGAGACTTGCTCATATCGGGGACGGCACGTCCCTCGATGACCTTCATCAGATAGTCGGCCGCGGGGTTGGGTGCGAGCACCTCGTCGCAGTATCGGTCCCACTCCTGTTGGAATGCGGCTCTATTCGGTGGCAGCGGCTGCTCGCTCATCGCGTACCGGCGATACCATTCGACACCCTCCTGGTAGAGCTGCTCACGTTCGGCGTCGGTGAGCCGGTAGGACGAGTAGCGGTCCACCGTCTGTTCGACCATCACCTGAAACGTGGCGTGAGCCCACCAGAAGGTCGTCGGGTTCAGCGCGTGGTAGCGGACGCCGTCGGGCTGGGTTCCCTTGATATCGCGGTGAAAGTCCCGCACCTTCATGCCGGTGCCGGCCGCGGGATCGTCGTACACGGTGCCGAGGATCGGGGGCAGCGAGCGGAACACTCTGTCCACGGGATCTGCGAAGAAGTTCGAGTGCTCGATCAGTGCGTAGCCGATGGCGGGATCCATCGTTTGCAGGAGTCCGGCGGTGCCGCCGGTGAGCGCGATACGCATATCACCAGCCCAGCGCCATAACAGTGAACGACGGTCCAGCTGGGCACCGGGTGCGATAGAGATGACATCCGCTGTTGTCATCATCAGATGATGGCACAGCACGCGGCGAATTGGCAGGAATTGGCAGCGTCGAATGTCGAGATGGCAGTGCATCAGCGGCAATGTCGGTGGTGTCAGCTTTCGCACAGAGCTTTCTCACAAGGAGTCCCTCATGTCCATAGCTTCGGAGAACGCCTCGGTACTTCGCACACGCTTCGCCCAACCCGACTCGCTTCTGCGATTCGGCATCGGCCTCGACGGCATCGCCACCGGTTCGGTTGCCGTCGTCCTCCTGATCGCCGCGAAATGGCTCGTCGGGCCGCTCGGTCCCTCGCTGGGATTTCAGGTGGCGCACGCCGCCGCGCTCATCGGATACGGGGTGCTGGCCTTCGTCTTGAGCCGGGCCGACAGGTCCAAGCTCGCCGCCATCGGTGCCGTCTACATTGTCGGTAACCTGCTGGCGACCGTG is a window from the Mycobacteroides salmoniphilum genome containing:
- a CDS encoding aldehyde dehydrogenase, which encodes MALLADGDSDLFIDGKLIPGGAGRFPTVNPATEEVLGTAADADIDDMSHAIEAARRAFDDTDWSRDVGLRVQCLRQLRDGMRAHVEELRELTIAEVGAPRMLTAGAQLEGPVDDLRFAADTAESFDWNADLGVAAPMGIKTRRTLAREAVGVVGAVTPWNFPHQINLAKVGPALAAGNTLILKPAPDTPWCAAVLGRIIAEHTDFPPGVFNIVTASDHRIGALLSTDPRVDMVSFTGSTATGRAVMTDAAATVKKVFLELGGKSAFIVLDDAELSGACSVAGFTAAMHAGQGCAITTRLVVPRARYDEAVQAAAATMGSLKPGDPNKPGTVCGPVISARQRDRVQSYLDLAIAEGGSFACGGGRPEGKDRGFYIEPTVVAGLTNDARVAREEIFGPVLVVIAHDGDDDAVRIANDSPYGLSGTVFSGDDERAARVASRLRVGTVNVNGGVWYSADAPFGGYKQSGIGREMGVAGFEEYLETKVIATAVK
- a CDS encoding carboxymuconolactone decarboxylase family protein, which produces MDELRRKGLDKMKEVYGWDMPDLPGDYFKYTAEHLFGTIWDRPELSMRDRRLLLLGAVSALGLDEILEIQTGAALKNAELTDAELREVALFITHYVGWPLGQRVNKHVEMAIAKNNEAKRAKESKGD
- a CDS encoding oxygenase MpaB family protein gives rise to the protein MMTTADVISIAPGAQLDRRSLLWRWAGDMRIALTGGTAGLLQTMDPAIGYALIEHSNFFADPVDRVFRSLPPILGTVYDDPAAGTGMKVRDFHRDIKGTQPDGVRYHALNPTTFWWAHATFQVMVEQTVDRYSSYRLTDAEREQLYQEGVEWYRRYAMSEQPLPPNRAAFQQEWDRYCDEVLAPNPAADYLMKVIEGRAVPDMSKSPYLPVAPYLKPAARLALPTAPMRMALAPPLRLTIYGGLPPQVRKRFGIRWNLADETAYRALLRAVPLAWPFIPTSWRWHPGSHAGWRRERGRLPRNW
- a CDS encoding TetR/AcrR family transcriptional regulator codes for the protein MSSEAVVTLTSESPRNRRQEETIRKIVTAGREMLGETTYADMTIRGVAARAKVAPATAYTYFSSKSHLVAEIYLDLIHQAPYFTDVNDGQSARVTKTLRSLALVVADEPEIATGCTTALLSNNDEAVRAVRDKIGLEIHRRIRSAMGPDADPRVVSALEMTFFGALMHAGSGTFTYHEIADKLTFVVDLMLGKNE
- a CDS encoding NAD(P)-dependent oxidoreductase, with product MTQSALKLGYIGLGNMGAPMAQRLVDWPGGLTVFDLRAEAVATLVEAGARAADGLADLADADLISVTVLDDAQVREVIGELAPKVKRGTIIAIHSTISDTTAVELAQHWAPKDIHVIDAPVSGGAPGAHKGELATMVGADDETFARVKEPLSKWASLVIHAGAPGAGTRMKLARNLLHFVAFTAAGEAQRLAESCGLDITDLGKVVRHTDAITGGPGAIMLRDTTAPVASDSFWHPIFTHVRGLGEKDLSLALALGEEQSVQLPLATLARERLAASLGVPHAVPSTEGEI
- a CDS encoding carboxylesterase/lipase family protein; this translates as MAKSSKYVVRVPVQVQTANGVVEGFRDNGVHRFRAIPYAEPPVGALRLRSPAPAKPWVGVLPCDSWKSASPQKRIYVPLSINRFQAVSEDCLTVNVTVPEETSTEALPVMFYIHGGAYVLGSSALALYDGADLARRGCVFVSVNYRVGAYGAIDLSSLSDDRHTIDSNLYLRDLVLALQWVRDNIAAFGGDPNSVTIFGESAGAHCVQMLLTVPAAAGLFQRAICQSTASGMIHTRDEAAANARRLVEYLGIDVRGPAGAVINARPRDLVRATHRLLTAKTRESAFSLGVGPSIDGEVVPDDPIAMMERGEAHRVPLIIGYNAEEVRLFNRLLTRVMSLSRFDARAVASTLGALSPEAAKRVIDSYEGYPSKAALVRLMGDAMFGSEAWRVAQAHSHHSSVYFYRYDYAPRPLRRFGPGAAHATELFAVFGLFKRWPALAGKRDMHDALALTEDIQSRWLAFSRTGIPGIEWPVYTEPEHAVMVFDQHRRIELDPQRAQRELWRDISRAA
- a CDS encoding DUF5701 family protein, whose product is MPAAQDEFDRQLAHLTERGYPVSDRAAELRTRVADLPPSTVDPADHIPFVLAVTGTSYEQTAPLMSLNGRNGFHVMDDGDTEVYQPIVEIPDQAYLLTDIDTGSEFCNVTPEQALATITARGRSPLTIDEGIALVLARPDMLRKNKCFSLAASRGKGQRVPAIWISDRKPKLGWCWDRNPHTWLGTASCGGRVVP
- a CDS encoding SDR family oxidoreductase codes for the protein MSSTGQFEGKVAIVTGAAQGIGEAYAHALAREGAAVVVADINAELGESVAKQIVADGGKALFANVDVSDPDSAIAMADKAVSEFGGIDFLVNNAAIYGGMKLDLLLSVPWDYYKKFMSVNQDGALVCTRAVYKHIAKRGGGAIVNQSSTAAWLYSGFYGLAKVGINGLTQQLSRELGGQKIRINAIAPGPTDTEATRGTVPEQFRSELVKNIPLSRMGTVDDMVGMCLFLLSDKASWITGQVFNVDGGQIIRS